The following is a genomic window from Homalodisca vitripennis isolate AUS2020 chromosome 5, UT_GWSS_2.1, whole genome shotgun sequence.
caaaatagtttttttaattcagtttcatgaatattttgaaacaaatctCTAATGGGTGTACAGGTAATATGAATTACAAATACACTATTTGAGTGGGTAGTGAAAACAGTGGTCGCtaagcaatacaaatattttttcaataaatttcaaaaaggtTGGTGTATCATATTTTGTGCTTTTCAATCAAAACCTCAATTTATAGTTTCAAGGATGGGACATAAATCGCTAGGTTGGGGAGTAACAGCAATATGGGGGGTTTTCTCTGCGTACTATCTCACTCACACTGACTCCAAGCTATCATTGTACGAATTGATGATAATGATGCCTCAGTGGTGTGAGCTAAGCGAAGAGTTCAACACGAGTTATACTGTCCTCACACCACAGGCCACCATAATCTTCTGCATGGGCGTCACGGTGATGTTGACCATGTGCTGGTACAGTATCCAAGAGGATGACATCGATGTCATGACCTCAGAGGCTTCTGAGATAGATCAGTACGTCAAGACT
Proteins encoded in this region:
- the LOC124363795 gene encoding uncharacterized protein LOC124363795, coding for MGHKSLGWGVTAIWGVFSAYYLTHTDSKLSLYELMIMMPQWCELSEEFNTSYTVLTPQATIIFCMGVTVMLTMCWYSIQEDDIDVMTSEASEIDQYVKTDLAPEDNLKEDALLESAKSLMDLVDLEYQHCAATIASNNETPGKKVGGEAEWATGETSSEDEDATREITGAQIRNYSKDTEEEQILKFLDQ